In Thermodesulfobacteriota bacterium, the following proteins share a genomic window:
- a CDS encoding adenylate kinase, whose amino-acid sequence MNVLFFGPNGSGKGTQGAILKKKYDLPHIESGAIFRDNISKGTALGKEAKGYIDRGDLVPDEITIPMILDRLQEPDCKKGWLLDGFPRNKVQAVKLDEALKAKGLNLDIVVEIVLDRQIAKDRIMGRRLCVNDNNHPNNIFIDAIKPNGDKCRVCGGDLKTRSDDQDEAAISKRHDIYYDTNTGTLAAAYYFKDLAAKSKGMKYIPLDGKPDVKTVTDELVSKL is encoded by the coding sequence ATGAACGTTCTGTTTTTCGGTCCCAACGGAAGCGGTAAAGGCACCCAGGGCGCCATTCTGAAGAAGAAGTACGACCTGCCTCACATTGAATCCGGTGCTATTTTCCGGGATAACATCTCCAAGGGCACCGCCCTGGGGAAAGAAGCCAAAGGCTATATCGACCGCGGCGATCTGGTCCCGGACGAAATCACCATCCCCATGATCCTCGACCGCCTGCAGGAACCGGACTGCAAAAAGGGCTGGCTGCTGGACGGCTTCCCCCGGAACAAGGTCCAGGCGGTCAAACTGGATGAAGCCCTGAAGGCCAAGGGACTGAACCTGGATATCGTGGTGGAAATCGTCCTGGACCGGCAGATCGCCAAAGACAGAATCATGGGCCGCCGGTTGTGCGTCAACGACAACAACCATCCCAACAATATTTTCATCGACGCCATCAAGCCCAACGGCGACAAATGCCGCGTCTGCGGCGGCGATCTGAAGACCCGCAGCGACGATCAGGATGAAGCCGCCATCAGCAAGCGCCATGACATTTATTACGACACCAACACCGGGACCCTGGCCGCCGCTTATTATTTCAAAGACCTGGCCGCCAAAAGCAAGGGCATGAAATACATCCCCTTAGACGGCAAACCGGATGT